One window from the genome of Streptomyces cadmiisoli encodes:
- the hpnR gene encoding hopanoid C-3 methylase HpnR yields MRLLLVHPSALMYSEIFLRLEPLGLERVAGAARDAGHEVRVVDLQVLGRRRLHQEVRSFRPEALGISLNYLANIPEAIELAAGVKRAVPGCFVFLGGHSVSFVAEEVLEQAEGAVDAVVRGEGEPAVAPLLAAVRDGGLSQVPGVVTADGRGPAPLMLHGIDSPAPARDLMRNRRRYFIGELDPCASIEFTRGCPWDCSFCSAWTFYGRSYRKASPEAAAAELASVREPNVFIVDDVAFIRPEHGDAIAAEVERRRIRKRYYLETRSDVLLRHPEVFERWARLGLRYMFLGMEAIDAEGLELFRKRVSPDENLRALETARRLGIQVAVNLIVDPAWDEEHFRAVREFALAVPEIVHFTVMTPYPGTEIWHTESRRLTTRDYRLFDIQHAVVPTALPLERFYEELVRTQAVINRKHLGLRTAYGAARVLGRNLLHGQTNFARMLWKFNRVYNPRRQIADHRMPVRYELPLPQRLDVADRRLLYVHTRGAAPGAPDPRVTE; encoded by the coding sequence CAGGTGCTCGGCCGGCGGCGGCTGCACCAGGAGGTCCGGTCCTTCCGTCCGGAGGCGCTCGGCATCTCGCTGAACTACCTGGCGAACATCCCGGAGGCCATCGAGCTGGCCGCCGGGGTGAAGCGGGCCGTCCCGGGCTGTTTCGTCTTCCTGGGCGGGCACAGCGTCTCCTTCGTCGCGGAGGAGGTGCTGGAGCAGGCCGAGGGGGCGGTGGACGCGGTGGTGCGCGGCGAGGGCGAACCGGCGGTGGCGCCGCTGCTGGCTGCCGTCCGGGACGGCGGGCTGTCGCAGGTGCCCGGCGTCGTCACCGCCGACGGGCGCGGTCCGGCGCCGCTGATGCTGCACGGCATCGACTCCCCCGCCCCGGCTCGGGACCTGATGCGCAACCGCCGGCGGTACTTCATCGGGGAGCTGGACCCCTGCGCCTCCATCGAGTTCACCCGCGGCTGCCCGTGGGACTGCTCGTTCTGCTCGGCGTGGACGTTCTACGGCCGCAGCTACCGCAAGGCCTCCCCCGAGGCGGCCGCGGCCGAGCTGGCGTCCGTCCGTGAGCCCAACGTGTTCATCGTCGACGACGTCGCGTTCATCCGGCCCGAGCACGGGGACGCCATCGCCGCGGAGGTGGAGCGCCGCCGCATCCGCAAGCGCTACTACCTGGAGACCCGCAGCGACGTCCTGCTGCGCCACCCCGAGGTGTTCGAGCGCTGGGCCCGGCTGGGGCTGCGCTACATGTTCCTCGGCATGGAGGCCATCGACGCCGAGGGCCTGGAGCTGTTCCGCAAGCGGGTCAGCCCCGACGAGAACCTGCGCGCCCTGGAGACGGCGCGGCGGCTGGGCATCCAGGTGGCCGTCAACCTGATCGTCGATCCGGCGTGGGACGAGGAACACTTCCGGGCGGTGCGGGAGTTCGCGCTCGCGGTGCCGGAGATCGTGCACTTCACCGTGATGACGCCGTATCCCGGTACGGAGATCTGGCACACCGAGTCCCGCCGGCTCACCACCCGCGACTACCGCCTCTTCGACATCCAGCACGCCGTGGTGCCGACCGCCCTGCCGCTGGAGCGGTTCTACGAGGAGCTGGTGCGCACCCAGGCCGTGATCAACCGCAAGCATCTGGGGCTGCGCACGGCGTACGGCGCGGCGCGGGTGCTGGGCCGCAACCTGCTGCACGGGCAGACGAACTTCGCCCGCATGCTGTGGAAGTTCAACCGGGTCTACAACCCGCGCCGCCAGATCGCCGACCACCGCATGCCCGTCCGCTACGAACTGCCCCTGCCGCAGCGCCTCGACGTCGCCGACCGGCGCCTGCTGTACGTCCACACGCGGGGTGCGGCGCCGGGCGCGCCGGACCCGCGGGTCACCGAGTAG